The genomic DNA aGGACCTGATTTGAGAGCTGATTCCTTTTTTTACTTAAACACAAGTAGTTTGCAAGGGCTTTTTGTTCTGGGACTAGAAACCTCTCAGCCTCAGCCCTGGGTTTTTGCTGAGTGATTAGCTTTGGTAAGACTTAGTTCCACTATTAACTGTATGGACCAGTTGTACATGACATTGTTGATTCTCCAAGTTGAGGGACAGTGACTTTTCAGCATGGCTTTATGAGCATTTAGATATGTAAACTTCTTGCAAATAGACTACCACTGTCATTGGatttttactttctgaaatatttttgcaaacaaaaaaaaacatttttatgcttctgtgaaatgaatgaaaaatatgatgGTGTCCATCAGAAGAAGCCCTCTGTTTTTATTCATATGAattctgatatttatttaaagcactCAGTAGCTCTACTGTCAGTCACCCTTAAAAACTAAGCATAAGGAATGATTTGTTCCAAACATCATATTTTGAGGTAGCCAGTCCAGTTTTCgtcaaaaactttaaaatgtccTTGCTCCCTCCTGACTATAGTTTCTAGGTTTTTATGGGACTGTGATCCACTCAGGAAAAGTCTACTGATCATTAGACTGAACTGGTTTGTGATTCCCCTTTATTGCACATAAGATAAAGACTTGTTTTACGCAAAGCATGACATTCCcatttgaacagaaaaattGTAAAAAGGTCTCACAGAAGTCGTGCATGGGTGAATAATGCctcatttttattaacaagACTGCTATGCTGAATGTTACTGTGTGTAATCTGTCTTTCTGCAAAGGCTTAGAAGGCAGAATAGATGTTATCTCAGCAAGTAGGAGTGCCAGGTCCTTTCACTGGGTGTTTTCAAGCGAGCTTTGAATCTCTGCAGGGAATGAAGGGCCATGTCTCACATAACCTGCCCCTGGTTACATGAGAGAGCCTCTATTACCCATCACTGTGCTACATGGGCAGTCTTCAGGTGAAACCACACCGTAACAGGGTCAACATGCTGCAGAAGGGGACTTCAGTGCTGTATTTCAGCTTGTAAGTGTAAGCTGTTTCTTAAGTCTTTGTGCAGAGGTTATTCTTAGGAGAGCCTAAATTCTGACGCCAGAAGTATCTCTGTTATTAGCTTGGAACTGATAACAAAACCAATGATTTTCAAGCTGAGATTGCCTCTGACTTGTTTCCTTCCTCCATGTGTCTGCGTTTCCCATGTGCTGGCCGCTTCTTTGATCATGGTTAGGATTCATTTGTGATGTCACTGGGCAACTCTAAGAACTTTGCAAAGCTTCCTTGTGACTCCCTTCCTTCTCGGTgcctttgacatttttatttagtagGCCAACTCCTGCTTAGATTACTCATGCCAGTAATCCCTGGGCTGGCAGTGGTATAATTAGAGAAAGCTGAGTTTGGCTCAACAGAGAGGTCAAACTTTCAGATACTGCTCAGCATCTACACTGAGCAGTGAGACTGTTTTCTGTTAGTATAGagtcaatatttttttaaacctgaagtTTCAAAATGCTAGTCAAATGTAGCCCCAAACCTTTCTGCCACTGAAGTCAGTTGCTTCATGATATTCATACTAAAAGGGTTGTACCAAAGGTGAATAGTTCTTATATTTCCATGTCTTAGTCCTTAATTCCATAGATACTTAGAGCATTGAATGTTTCCAGGCTGAGAATCAAAAGCTATGAGCTGGGTAGTGAGGCTATCCCATTGTCTGACTTGTGAGTCACACAGTAACTTaagcaaaagagaaacataaaaagCCCATGGGATCCTTGAGTTCTCTGGGAAGCCTCATTCCCTTCTCATAAAGCTGAAGTCTGCCACAGAGTCAGCAATGTGTTTACCTGTGGAAGGACAGTGGGAGGCTTTCCTATCCATATTACAGAATGTAATTTTTTGCCACATTTTCACTCTAATTTATAGCCTTGTCAGTCTCACCTATGGAGGAGTAAAGTTGATTTAGAGATGAAATTGATTTAGAGACAACATGGACAAATTAGTCTATCTCAGGGACTCAGTTTTGTGACAGAATGTTTCACATACTGAAATACCTAATTAAGAAACAGCGTGACCTTATTTTTATAAGCTggtcttcctcttcttttcctgttccATCGCTCTCACTTTTTATATCTTGTTCTTCTGATTGTAAATTTTTTGTGTAGCAAAGAGTCTCTTGCTATACTTATGGAAAGTGCCTAAACTATTTTGGTATTTACATAATTCTGAAATTTTAGTTTTTGCAGATACCCTTAGAATAATGTCCACAGCTCAGACAAGAACTATTTAGAAAAAGTGGTAAAGCCTGAGCCATGCTGTACCATTGTCTTTTTGAAAGTCCTTTGAGGTCAGGAAAAAGTGGCACTTAGGTTAGTGGCAAGGTTTGTTATTACCTAGGTGGCCTTCTCAGAATGTATTTGTCCATCTTTTCAAATGTACCTTCTGAAAACTAGATGATCTGTGGCTGACTTTACATGGTGTCTGTACACATTGCCAAGGCTATGCTTACCCTAATAAACCAccttttgcattaaaataacagGTGTGAATCATGTTACAGGATGACTGAATGTTTTCAAAGGATTAGTGCGGTCAGAACACAGGTGTAATAGACAAATgagtattttcttcctgtgattCTATTACATTGCAGGGTTCTTGTAAGTGTGCAACAGTTACCAATATATGTGTTCAGCTTTACGCTTCAGAGTTGCAAGTGAGTATTTTAAGAGCAGCTGGTAATCACAACACACTTTGGGTATCAGAGTGAAGTACTTGAACAAGTGAGAGGGGCTCTCTCTGTAACTAGTAAGATTTTGTTAAATAGTGATGCTAACCCAGGTGTACCGTCCAGCTGGCTTTATGCATGACAAGACTATCAAGACTCTCTCCGTGTTATTTcagaatctgtttttttttttttttaggtatggTTCAGGACATTCAGATTTGCGAGCCTAAGTTCCCTGCATGTTCCCTTCTTTCCTCATGTAGACACTTGGATGCCATCTAAATTAAATGCCTAAAGTTGGTGTCACACATGTTCAAACAGACATAAGAAGCCATGGTCCAGTTTTCTAGATTTACCAAGAAACTGAATCTCATTTCTTGGATTATATCTTGGATGACACCATGAGAAGTAGCTAGCCATCTACTAAGAGTTAAAATCTCCAGAGAGACTTTTGAGAACATTCTGCCCCTAAAAGGGGAGTTGGGAACTGAGTTCGGAGTATGGTGCTAACTGCCCTATTACTGTTCTGCTGCATAATTTGTCTGTTAGCTGAGGTCTGTGTCAGTTCCCACTTAGATCGATAAGCCTGCGATTCAGGATTCAGCAGAGTAGGAGTAAGCTCTAGAGGAGGAGTAACAACACTTTTCACCTCCCAGGGAGACTTAGCTATGAATGAATAAAAGATTGTGAGCTATTTGTGGTGATAGAAACCATTGGTCTGTAAGGTAGACAGAGGATTGAAAAGTGATTcgggaaggaaagaaggaaagtcTTTGTTTAGTCTGAAGTAAAAGTCTAGAGAGAGAATGTATGATTTGTGGATAGGCCAAATATTGAGCAATGCAAAGTATTCAGAATATTCCGGGCACCATGCTTACGGTCACTAAAGTACAATCCTAACTACAGAAGAGGAACTATCTATTTAATGGCTCATTAACAGTGTAAAACTTGTGAATGGGTAAACCGTTTACAGTTTCACACCCCGGTTGTATGTGATTACAGGTGACAATTAGGAAAGATTGGGTTATGAGTCCCGTGTGAATGGATGCAAGCTAGTATTCAGGCAGCTGATGGAAGTGGAAAGGTGTTCCCAGTCAGTAGCATGGTAATTGCAAAGGTTCCGAGTTCTCAGAGAGGAGTCAGCAGTTAGTTGAGCACAAGGACAGCAAGGGTCGAGGGCACAGTGGCAGAGACCCTGAAGACAAAGGGAATTatatgaaaagggaaaaggaatatAGCAtggttttgctttcattcaCCTTAGAGTTGTGAACACtgtttctgcaaaggaaaaaagctgtaACGATAAGTAATTAAATCATCTGTCATTAGACCAAACTTCGCACATCAAAAATGGTGATCAGTCACCAGCTGCCTTTCCCAGCTGAAGGGAAGGTCCTGGTTGACTTGTCATACCATGCTGCATACTGATCTACCAGCCTCCGAGGCTTTGGCACATGTagccttttcttttgaaaattgtCATGTGTGGCAGTTTTTACATGTACAGTATGATGTTTTCCCTCCCTGGGGCAGAAAACACAGGAGAGGGGAGAAGTTTGTGTTTCATTGCACCAGAAGAAATAAGACGGTATGTTGCCAGCTCCTTATTCACGTATAAAActtctgctccttccctgcctaCTTCTCTGGTGCACCCATGGCACGGCTCTGTCCCCAGCTGAGCCTAACGTCCTCTCCCCCTCATCACTCCCAGGACAGCCATACTGCCCTTTCTGCTCCGTAGTGGACTCCCTGTCCCTAGCCAGATCTGTCTCCTTTTCCCTCACCCCTTTTGCAGGTAGGAAAGAGGAGGGGTTGGGCTCTGCTGGCACTCATGCCCGAGTTTTGCATGCAGACAGGACATTCTGGAGCTTTGTCAATAGCAGTGAGATGCTCTAGTTTAACAAGGTAGTAATATAAACTTGTAATGGCACTTTGATTCGTCACTGGGCTGCTACATGCCAGGTTCTGTACTCCCAGACTGGTGGATCAGAAAGCAGAGCGTTGCTGTGCTGCCCCTGCGGCCAGTCGAGATCCTGGAGCAAGGCAACCCGTGGGAGCCAACGGCCTGTGAACAGCACAGGAGCCGAGTTCAGCCAACAGGAAGAGAGTCCAGCTCTCTGGTGCGATTAAAACCTGTCACAAAATTCACTTCAAAATTCAGCAGGGGTATTTACATTTCCCCCATGATTGTGATTTTCTTTGGTTTCCATCTTTACTAGCAGAAGCCAGTACAGCTGACTTTGTATAAATGACTTTCAGCGTCGTTTAGGGTTTTGGAGCATTTTCCAGTCCTTCCCTGGTGAGATCTGCTTTGAGATGGAAGAATAGCACCCTCAAGAGttgacagcagtgctgcttcaGCGATCCATAGCATGCAACAGACGTCCTTCCCCTTTTAGTTAAATTAACTCACTGGCACACGCAGCTGAAGCAATGAgacagaaaattttcttttgccattacatttgaaatatttggtaTCGGTCACTGCTGATAGGAGTGAGGAAATCTGCATTTGTGTATGTCTGAAGGATGACCAGcttctgaacattttatttgcCTTCAAGAAAGgagagacaataaaaagaataagaaatgtcTTATTTATCTAAATCTGGGAACTTCATTTTAtaccatatttaaaaaaaaaaaaaaaaaaggaattaatgtCTTTGTGTAAAAAGGAGATTATTTAAAAGTTCTTAACTTAGATAAAAGGGGTCTACATAAAAAGTACTGAGCAAACCAGTCCTTAAACTGTGGGGACTTGTTCGTTAATTACAGTAATTAGGAATGGAATCTGATCCTAAACTTTCTGATttactttgaatttcttttaatatgtgGTTAGGCCTGAAATTCAGAATGATTATAAAATATGAGATCTTTTTAAGACTACAGAGGCGTAGGTATTGTTATTAAATGGCAAACTTAGTTACACGCTTCTGCTGTTTCACGCAGCActgaccttttattttaaatgtgccTGGCCTAttcctgcagagcctgctgAGGCCTCCAGAAAGCTGGAAGTATGAGCTAGTCACCACTGCTGCTCCCAGTGACATTCCTCCCAGTAGGCAAAAAGTCAAGCTCTGGATTTGTCCCTTTTCTGTGAGGGGGTTTAATGGGGTAGCACCCGCAGAATTCAGCCAGCCAGATGCAGCTAGGGATGTGTCACTTCCCACGCTGAAGCATCCAAAACTTGTTTCTGTCACAGACTTGAGGCTTTTCCTCTGTATCATGACTTTTCTCAGAGTTCTTACAGGTGTTTTGCTTGTTCAGACAGTGGCCTTTCTAGCCGCTGCTTATGTGttgaaatgtaatttcagaAGATACTCACCATATGTAAAATGAATTTAggattttaattgttttctatTGTTGCTGAAAGGTATATTCTGTGGTCAGAAAGCCAGCTGActgctgccttccttctgcTCATGAAACAGAGGGTCACAGGTGTACTGTGTGATACAAAAAAATGGGTTCTTGGTACATTGTAATGTTGTTTCCTGATTAAAATTTTGTCAATTACTGTTAGTTGTGAGGAATCTGTCAAACCCTTTCTGAGCAAGCAACTTGCTGTCACAAGTTTCTGGGTTATTAGGACACCTAGGActaaaaaatacagcattttttttccagccaccGCTACGTTTGAACTCTTCTCTGCAGATCTTCCTCTAGCAGTTACCTGCAGCTGCTCTAGCAGCCTTGACAcatcttttctctctgcctctttCCAGGTGACCCGGACCACCAGAGCTAAGTGCCGGGGGGCTTCCCGACGCGAGGAGGTAGGCGAGGGAGCCCCGATACGCCTCGTCTGCGGGCTGCAGGATGGCGACGAGAGGAAATCCCGGGCATCCGCACCCCTGCCGAGCTGAGGCTGCACACCGGGCTCCTCGGAAGGCTGCGCCCAGGAGCAGGTAGGTCCGTGCGGCCCTGGACGGAGGGTGGGCGGCCGGGAGCCTCGGGGCGCCGCAGCCCGCCGGAGCATCGCCTGCTCCCGGGCCACCTGGCTGCTGCCGCCGCGCTGCGCCCCGGGTTTATCCCGGGTAAGCTCCGGGAGCCGTGCCTCGCTGCGCGCAGGCTGCAGCTACACGGAGCTGCTCCGTTCGCGCTGCGGGACCGGGAGTGGGACAGAGCCACGCGCCCACCCCGCATCGTGCCGGACTGCGGCCAGGGGCAGCCGCCGGAGCGGCCCCAGCGGCCCGGGTCGAGtcgtgccgagccgagccgggcagcccccgccgccccccgccccgagcGCTCCCCGGCCGGGTCCTAGCGCCGCTCGGGGCCGGGCTCTGCGGGTCCCCGCTTctgccgagccgggccgggccgggctgggccgGGCCAGGCCAGCCGCGCTCCGCAGGTGCGGCGGGATGGGGCTCTCCGGGCACAGAGCCCCTCGGCTGGAAAAGCGCCGTCGGTCCTGCGGCAAACCCGGCGGGGCTCCCCTCCCGTCTCCCCCCGTCTGACCAAATATTTGCGAGCACTAGCGGGCTGTGCTGAACTTTGAGACTTTCCCCGCGGCGCCGCCGGTGGGAGGGCGCCGACCGGCCCCGGGCACGCAGGGGGCaacggccccgctccccgcacATCCCCGGGAGGCTTCGGGCAGCTCGGGACCCCCCCTGCCCCCGGGGGCGCAGCCCAGCGCCGGGAGCCCGCCGAGCTCGGGGCGGCTgccgggggcgggcgggcgggcgggcggctgTGCCCGGCCGGGGCGCTAAGACCCGGCTGCGCGGTGGTCAAAGGTTCCCGGCAGGAGGTGGACACTAGAGGGCGATCCCCGGCCCTGCTGTGGGGGTGTATATATACGGCTCACAGGACGCAGGCAAGCCACTAGCAACAGGGCAGGCAGGCTGCGAGCGGGGTTCGGCCGGGCTGGGGCGGGGGACGGGCTCCGGGCGCGCCGAGCcgcgccgtgccgtgccgtgccgcgcCGCGccgagctgagctgagctgagtcgtgccgagccgagccgtgccgctCGCCGCCGGGGGACCGCGGGGTGCCGCGGGCTTGGcagagccgccgccgccgccccgtcCGAAACCTGGATTGCAGGAGCCCTTCACCATGCCCGGCAGACTGTAGGTGCTTCATGGAGCAAGCCAACTTCTACGAGGTCGATTCCCGGCCCCCGATGAGCAGCGgccagcaccaccagctccaGACTCCCCTGCCCGGCAGCGCCTACAGCTACAGAGAGGCTCCCTCGGCGGCGGCACCTGCTGCGGGCGGCGCGGAGCTCGGCGACATCTGCGAGAACGAGAACTCCATCGACATCAGCGCCTACATCGACCCCGCCGCCTTCAACGACGAGTTCCTGGCCGACCTCTTccagcacagcaagcagcaggagaaagccAAGGCCATCCTGGCCGGGGATTTCGACTTCCACAGCATGCATGGGGCCGGCGCCGCCGCCTCGGCGCCggggcaccagcagcagcaccaccagcagccgcTCTTCGGCTGCATGGCCAGCTACATGGACGGCAAGCTCGACCCGCTCTACGAGCGCATCGCCGCGCCGGGCTTGCGGCCGCTGGTGATCAAGCAGGAGCCccgcgaggaggaggaggtcaagTCGGCGGCCCTGTCGGCCCTCTACCCCCACCACGCCGCGCAGCAGCACCCCTCCCACCTGCAGTACCAGATCGCCCACTGCGCCCAGACCACCATGCACCTCCAGCCCGGGCACCCCACGCCGCCCCCCACGCCTGTGCCCAGCCCGCACCACCCGCACCATCCGCACCCCCCGGGCGGCCTGCCCGCCGCCGGCGCGCTCAAGATGATGCCCGCGGACCACCGGAGCAAATCGAAAAAGACAGTGGACAAGAACAGCAACGAGTACCGGGTGCGCCGGGAGCGCAACAACATCGCGGTGCGCAAGAGCCGGGACAAGGCCAAGCAGCGCAACGTGGAAACGCAGCAGAAGGTGCTGGAGCTCACCACCGACAACGAGCGGCTGCGGAAGCGGGTGGAGCAGCTCACCCGGGAGCTGGAGACTCTGCGAGGCATCTTCAGGCAGCTGCCCGAGAGCTCCCTGGTGAAGGCCATGGGCAGCTGCGCCTAGCGCCGGGACTGCGGGGCGCCGCCGAGCTGCCACGCTCAcctacatatacatatatatatatatatattatatatactggAGTGCAGCGATCTCAGATTgttggggggttgtttttttgtttttgttcagttcttttttttcctttttttttttttttttttgaacaattaACGACCAATAAAAGAAGCCAGGCAGCTGTAGTATTAAAAGGGTTTGTGCCTTAGGGATGACACATGAATAAGCTGAAAACATGGTGGGTTTTATAAGGAGAGAGGcgaggggaagaaagaaataaaaagcccaCGTGTCTACACAGggtaaataacaataataatcatAGTAATAAAGCACATATAGCATCCCAGATGTGCCTTAaaagctggctgcaggagctctggggCTTTTCTGTGCCCCAGCCTGGCAGGGTGCAAGGAAGCAGGGTGAGGGCCGGAGGGGCTGGTgctgaggaggagcaggcagcagggagcacaggcagcagggccCGACGCCTCTTGGAGCAGCGGGGGACAGCTGGGGGGCCCCATCCTGGCCCCAGTGCCTTCAGGCCACCCCGGGACCGATGGACACAGCCTGGACTGCCGGAGCAGCAGCTTGCGAGGGAGCACGGTGAGCTCCCTGTCTCAAAAGGAAGAGCGGCAGCGTTTTGTACTGTATGTCACGACATGGCGAAGCACAAGTGAATAAATACCTATCGATGCGGGTATTTACTATGAACTCTCAGTGTATTTTGCTTTATTCCAGGACATTCAGCTCTTCTCCAAGTCTCTGTCTGTCCAAGCTGTGCCTCATGTAATGTGAAAGCCTTTCCGTGTATACTAGctacactttatttttattgcattactTAGATCTTTGCCATCACATGACTTTCTTATCTGGTGACAGAGACTATGCCCTTGTGCTGCAAcgttattttattatttgtgtgGGTGGGTGAGTGCGAGTGTGCGCTGTGCTGCCTCCAGCGCGGGCCCGGGCCGGCCGCTGCCTCCCCGCCGCAGCACCTTTGGACTCCGGAGCTTATCCCCGGCAGAgagcggaaaaaaaaaaaaacaacaac from Anas acuta chromosome 10, bAnaAcu1.1, whole genome shotgun sequence includes the following:
- the CEBPA gene encoding CCAAT/enhancer-binding protein alpha, with amino-acid sequence MEQANFYEVDSRPPMSSGQHHQLQTPLPGSAYSYREAPSAAAPAAGGAELGDICENENSIDISAYIDPAAFNDEFLADLFQHSKQQEKAKAILAGDFDFHSMHGAGAAASAPGHQQQHHQQPLFGCMASYMDGKLDPLYERIAAPGLRPLVIKQEPREEEEVKSAALSALYPHHAAQQHPSHLQYQIAHCAQTTMHLQPGHPTPPPTPVPSPHHPHHPHPPGGLPAAGALKMMPADHRSKSKKTVDKNSNEYRVRRERNNIAVRKSRDKAKQRNVETQQKVLELTTDNERLRKRVEQLTRELETLRGIFRQLPESSLVKAMGSCA